Proteins from a single region of Sesamum indicum cultivar Zhongzhi No. 13 linkage group LG5, S_indicum_v1.0, whole genome shotgun sequence:
- the LOC105162282 gene encoding sugar transport protein 7, whose amino-acid sequence MAGGPLAPGYVAKERAEQYQGRVTPYVIITCIVAAVGGSLFGYDVGISGGVTSMDEFLSKFFHTVYVDKGREQENNYCKYNNQGLAAFTSSLYLAGLAASLVASPVTRKHGRRASIICGGMSFLIGAALNASAANLGMLLLGRIMLGVGIGFGNQAVPLYLSEMAPAKLRGGLNMLFQLATTLGIFTANMINSGTDRIHPWGWRLSLGLAAAPAFLMTIGGVLLPETPNSLIERGLERQGREVLENIRGTKNVDAEFEDIVDASKQANEIQHPFRNILRRRRRPELVMAIFMPMFQILTGINSILFYAPVLFQSMGFKGNASLYSSALTGAVLATSTLVSMAAVDRWGRRVLLISGGIQMIVCQIIAAAILGLKFGNNKELSREYSIIVVTTICLFVAAFGWSWGPLGWTVPSEVFPLETRSAGQSITVAVNLLFTFIIAQSFLSMLCALKFGIFLFFAGWIAVMTVFVYVFLPETKGVPLEEMVLLWRKHWFWKRIVREYEEADADETRECI is encoded by the exons ATGGCAGGAGGGCCTCTTGCTCCTGGCTATGTAGCCAAAGAAAGAGCTGAGCAGTACCAAGGAAGAGTCACACCTTATGTTATAATCACATGTATAGTTGCTGCTGTTGGAGGATCACTCTTTGGCTATGATGTTGGAATTTCAG GAGGGGTGACGTCGATGGACGAATTCCTCAGCAAGTTCTTCCACACGGTTTATGTGGACAAGGGCCGAGAGCAAGAGAACAACTACTGcaagtacaacaatcaaggCCTTGCAGCATTCACCTCGTCGTTGTATCTAGCCGGTTTGGCAGCTTCTCTGGTGGCATCCCCTGTCACGAGGAAACACGGCCGTCGTGCAAGCATAATCTGTGGCGGGATGAGTTTTCTAATCGGGGCTGCTCTCAACGCCTCTGCTGCCAACCTTGGTATGCTTTTATTAGGACGTATCATGCTTGGCGTTGGCATTGGCTTTGGGAATCAG GCAGTTCCGTTGTACCTGTCAGAAATGGCACCGGCGAAGCTGAGAGGAGGGCTTAACATGTTGTTCCAATTAGCAACAACACTAGGAATCTTCACAGCAAACATGATCAACTCTGGAACAGATAGAATCCATCCTTGGGGATGGAGGCTCTCTCTTGGCCTAGCTGCAGCTCCTGCTTTCCTTATGACTATTGGAGGTGTGCTCCTTCCAGAGACGCCAAATAGCCTAATAGAACGCGGGCTGGAACGACAAGGCAGAGAAGTGCTGGAAAATATCAGGGGGACTAAAAACGTCGATGCAGAGTTTGAAGACATAGTCGACGCGAGTAAGCAGGCAAACGAAATCCAGCATCCATTTCGCAACATTCTGAGGAGGCGGAGACGGCCTGAGCTCGTCATGGCGATCTTCATGCCGATGTTCCAAATCTTGACGGGCATAAACTCTATATTGTTTTATGCGCCGGTACTTTTTCAGAGTATGGGGTTTAAGGGGAACGCTTCTTTGTACTCGTCTGCTTTGACTGGAGCCGTGCTTGCTACATCAACACTAGTGTCGATGGCCGCGGTTGATAGATGGGGTCGACGAGTTTTGCTCATTAGTGGAGGCATTCAAATGATTGTGTGCCag ATCATTGCTGCAGCAATCTTGGGCTTGAAATTTGGCAACAACAAAGAGCTGTCGAGGGAGTATTCGATCATCGTTGTAACGACGATCTGTCTATTCGTGGCAGCGTTCGGATGGTCATGGGGACCCCTCGGCTGGACAGTGCCGAGTGAAGTCTTCCCGCTTGAAACTCGTTCTGCAGGCCAAAGCATAACGGTGGCTGTGAATCTGCTCTTCACTTTCATCATTGCTCAGTCCTTCCTCTCGATGCTGTGTGCTTTAAAGTTCGGGATCTTCCTTTTCTTCGCCGGCTGGATTGCCGTCATGACTGTCTTCGTGTACGTCTTCTTGCCGGAGACGAAGGGCGTCCCTCTAGAGGAGATGGTGCTCCTGTGGCGGAAGCATTGGTTCTGGAAGAGAATTGTGCGTGAGTATGAAGAAGCAGACGCTGATGAAACTAGGGAATGCATTTGA